Proteins encoded within one genomic window of Bacillus sp. 1NLA3E:
- the ptsG gene encoding glucose-specific PTS transporter subunit IIBC: MFKNTFGTLQKVGKALMLPVALLPAAGILLALGAALKNPVLIDIAPFLDNSGVAMVASIMQSAGDVVFGNLALLFAVGVAVGLAGGEGVAGLAAIIGYLIMNVTMGTALGVTAGDKIVGHVVILGIPTLATGVFGGIIVGIIAAALYNRFYEIELPSYLGFFAGKRFVPIITAGTAVLLGLLMLVIWPPIQSGLNSFSQNMVHANLTLSAFIFGVVERSLIPFGLHHIFYSPFWYEFGEYIPKNGGAPVHGDQAIFMAQIRDNVQHLTAGTFMTGKFPFMMFGLPAAALAIYQEARPERKVFVGGLMASAALTSFLTGITEPIEFSFLFVAPALFGIHAIFAGLSFMTMHLLNVKIGMTFSGGLIDYILFGLINPQTHAWLVIPVGLVFAVVYYFGFRFAIRKFNLKTPGREIVEEDEGEVTSSGKVSELPYNILEAMGGQENIAHLDACITRLRVSVKDVKNVDKDRLKKLGAAGVLEVGNNIQAIFGPRSETIKGQMKDIMSGKKPKAVPSSAPKGDKQNQSALSSDDTFISPIKGEIKPITEVPDAVFSGKMMGDGFAIVPTEGMIVSPVDGKIVNLFPTKHALGILSDSGREILIHVGIDTVNLKGQGFETLVSENDRVVKGQPLLKVDLDFIKQNAPSIITPIVFTNLASNEAVVLKKQGSVALKEENIISITK, from the coding sequence ATGTTCAAAAATACTTTTGGTACCTTGCAAAAGGTTGGTAAAGCCTTAATGCTACCAGTAGCTCTTTTGCCAGCAGCAGGTATCCTACTTGCTCTAGGTGCGGCACTTAAAAACCCTGTATTAATCGATATCGCGCCATTCCTGGATAACTCTGGTGTTGCGATGGTTGCTTCAATCATGCAAAGTGCTGGAGATGTTGTTTTTGGAAATCTAGCATTATTATTTGCTGTTGGGGTAGCAGTAGGATTAGCTGGTGGAGAAGGCGTTGCTGGCCTTGCAGCTATTATAGGATACCTCATTATGAACGTTACGATGGGTACAGCTCTTGGTGTTACGGCTGGTGATAAAATCGTAGGTCATGTAGTGATACTCGGAATTCCGACCTTAGCTACAGGTGTTTTCGGGGGTATTATCGTCGGTATCATTGCCGCCGCGTTATATAACCGGTTTTATGAAATTGAGTTACCTTCTTACCTTGGTTTCTTTGCAGGAAAACGTTTCGTTCCAATTATCACAGCAGGAACAGCAGTATTATTAGGCTTACTAATGCTTGTGATTTGGCCGCCAATTCAATCAGGATTAAACTCTTTCTCACAAAATATGGTCCATGCAAACTTAACACTTTCAGCATTTATTTTCGGAGTAGTTGAACGTTCTTTAATTCCATTTGGATTACACCACATTTTCTATTCGCCGTTCTGGTATGAATTCGGGGAATATATTCCAAAAAATGGCGGAGCTCCAGTTCATGGTGACCAAGCTATTTTTATGGCTCAAATTAGAGATAATGTTCAACATTTAACAGCTGGTACGTTTATGACTGGTAAATTTCCATTCATGATGTTTGGATTACCTGCAGCTGCTTTAGCGATTTATCAAGAAGCGCGTCCTGAAAGAAAAGTATTTGTTGGTGGTTTAATGGCATCAGCAGCCCTTACTTCTTTCTTAACTGGTATTACAGAACCAATTGAATTCTCATTCCTATTCGTTGCTCCAGCCCTTTTTGGAATTCACGCAATCTTTGCTGGTCTATCATTCATGACCATGCACCTATTGAATGTTAAAATTGGTATGACTTTCTCTGGTGGATTAATTGACTACATCTTATTTGGCCTAATCAATCCACAAACACATGCATGGTTGGTTATTCCTGTAGGTCTTGTGTTCGCGGTTGTTTACTATTTTGGTTTCCGCTTTGCGATTCGCAAGTTCAATTTGAAAACTCCGGGTCGTGAGATAGTTGAGGAAGATGAAGGAGAAGTAACTTCTTCTGGTAAAGTAAGCGAGCTTCCGTACAATATTCTTGAAGCAATGGGTGGTCAAGAAAATATTGCTCACTTAGATGCGTGTATTACACGTCTTCGTGTTTCAGTTAAAGATGTGAAAAATGTTGATAAAGATCGTTTGAAAAAGTTAGGTGCTGCAGGTGTTCTTGAAGTAGGTAACAACATTCAAGCTATTTTTGGACCTCGTTCTGAAACAATAAAAGGTCAAATGAAGGATATAATGAGTGGAAAAAAGCCTAAAGCTGTTCCGTCATCTGCTCCAAAAGGAGACAAGCAAAATCAAAGTGCTCTCTCAAGTGATGATACATTTATTTCTCCGATTAAAGGTGAAATAAAACCAATCACTGAAGTGCCTGATGCGGTATTCTCTGGAAAAATGATGGGTGATGGTTTTGCGATTGTTCCTACGGAAGGAATGATTGTATCGCCTGTTGATGGGAAAATTGTGAATCTGTTCCCTACCAAACATGCCCTCGGAATACTATCTGATTCCGGCAGAGAGATTCTCATTCATGTTGGTATTGATACTGTTAATCTTAAAGGGCAAGGTTTTGAAACGTTGGTATCTGAGAATGATCGCGTTGTAAAGGGACAACCGTTGTTGAAAGTTGATTTGGATTTTATAAAACAAAATGCACCGTCAATTATAACTCCGATTGTCTTCACAAATCTTGCTTCTAATGAAGCTGTTGTTCTTAAAAAGCAAGGATCTGTTGCTTTAAAAGAAGAAAATATCATCTCTATTACTAAATAA
- a CDS encoding NETI motif-containing protein: MTRKKQFEVQENESIDECLNRIMQEGYMPIRRIEKPIFKEIKQGNKVTYEPAGRHTVFEGIKNV, encoded by the coding sequence ATGACAAGAAAAAAGCAATTTGAAGTACAGGAAAATGAATCGATTGATGAATGTTTGAATCGAATAATGCAAGAAGGCTATATGCCTATTCGAAGAATCGAAAAACCAATTTTCAAAGAAATTAAACAAGGCAATAAGGTCACTTATGAACCTGCAGGGCGCCATACCGTCTTTGAAGGAATAAAGAATGTATAA
- the purE gene encoding 5-(carboxyamino)imidazole ribonucleotide mutase — MEAKVAVIMGSKSDWETMKYACQSLENLEVPFERKVVSAHRTPDLMFEFAETAKQRGIQVIIAGAGGAAHLPGMVAAKTTLPVIGVPVQSRALNGLDSLLSIVQMPGGIPVATVAIGTSGATNAGLLAAQILAITDSELADRIEMFRQETKLAAIESSDELG, encoded by the coding sequence ATGGAAGCAAAGGTTGCAGTCATAATGGGGAGCAAATCTGACTGGGAAACTATGAAGTATGCTTGTCAAAGTTTAGAGAATTTAGAAGTTCCATTTGAAAGAAAGGTCGTGTCAGCACACCGTACTCCAGATCTCATGTTTGAATTTGCGGAAACAGCAAAACAGAGAGGGATACAGGTTATTATTGCTGGAGCAGGGGGAGCGGCTCATTTACCTGGGATGGTGGCAGCGAAGACGACCTTACCGGTGATTGGAGTTCCAGTGCAATCACGAGCATTAAATGGTCTCGATTCACTATTATCGATTGTGCAAATGCCTGGGGGAATTCCGGTAGCTACTGTAGCAATTGGAACAAGTGGTGCCACTAATGCAGGTTTATTGGCCGCACAGATATTGGCGATAACTGATTCCGAGCTTGCAGACCGCATCGAAATGTTCCGGCAGGAAACGAAGCTGGCTGCCATTGAAAGCAGTGATGAACTTGGCTAA
- the purK gene encoding 5-(carboxyamino)imidazole ribonucleotide synthase — translation MNLANMVILPGQTIGIIGGGQLGRMMALAAKAQGFRIAVMDPNPDSPCGQVADYKIIGAYDDAAAIKRLAKMSDVITYEFENIDGDTLKSISHLVHVPQGTDLLEITKDRIAEKTAIQAAGIEVAPFAVIQTKQEIYDTIKELGFPAVLKTSRGGYDGKGQLVIKCKEDIAEANSLLEHGGCVLEKWMPFTKEISVIVSRNEKGDTAVFPVAENIHVNNILHQTIVPARISEAAQNGAIQAALRLVESLGMVGTLAVEMFVMADETIYINELAPRPHNSGHYSIDACETSQFEQHIRAICNWPLGSTNLLKPVVMVNILGQHQAKLLEKIPTLSNWKIHLYGKKEAKTGRKMGHVTLLRETVEEAVLEADDSQIWDSVILIGG, via the coding sequence ATGAACTTGGCTAACATGGTTATTTTACCAGGACAAACAATTGGTATTATTGGTGGAGGTCAATTAGGGAGAATGATGGCTCTCGCAGCAAAAGCACAAGGGTTTCGCATTGCAGTCATGGACCCAAATCCTGATTCACCCTGTGGTCAAGTAGCTGACTATAAAATTATCGGGGCCTATGATGATGCAGCTGCTATCAAGCGACTTGCTAAAATGAGTGATGTGATTACTTATGAGTTTGAGAATATTGATGGGGATACGCTAAAGTCGATTAGCCATTTAGTCCATGTTCCTCAAGGTACTGATCTATTGGAAATCACTAAGGATCGTATTGCGGAAAAGACGGCTATTCAGGCGGCTGGGATTGAGGTTGCTCCATTTGCTGTTATTCAAACGAAACAGGAGATTTATGATACCATAAAAGAGCTTGGTTTCCCTGCTGTTTTGAAAACTTCAAGAGGTGGCTATGATGGGAAAGGTCAGCTGGTCATAAAATGTAAAGAAGATATTGCTGAAGCTAATTCCTTATTAGAGCATGGGGGGTGTGTCCTTGAAAAATGGATGCCATTTACGAAAGAGATTTCGGTGATTGTGTCTAGAAATGAAAAAGGAGATACAGCAGTTTTCCCTGTTGCTGAGAATATCCATGTAAATAATATTCTGCACCAGACAATCGTGCCTGCGAGAATAAGTGAAGCGGCACAAAATGGTGCTATTCAAGCAGCGCTTCGACTTGTCGAATCATTGGGGATGGTAGGGACTCTTGCTGTCGAAATGTTTGTGATGGCTGACGAGACGATCTATATTAATGAATTAGCCCCTAGACCACATAACTCTGGGCATTATTCAATTGATGCCTGCGAAACTTCACAGTTTGAGCAGCATATTAGAGCCATTTGCAACTGGCCGTTAGGGAGTACAAACCTATTGAAGCCTGTGGTGATGGTCAATATATTAGGGCAACACCAAGCAAAATTATTAGAAAAAATACCAACACTGTCTAATTGGAAGATTCATTTGTATGGAAAAAAGGAAGCTAAAACAGGCCGGAAAATGGGTCATGTCACTCTTTTAAGGGAAACAGTTGAAGAGGCAGTTCTAGAAGCAGATGATAGCCAAATTTGGGATAGTGTCATATTGATCGGAGGATAA
- the purB gene encoding adenylosuccinate lyase yields MIERYTRPEMGAIWTEENRFQAWLEVEILACEAWAELGDIPKEDVKKLRENATFDINRIKEIEEQTRHDVVAFTRAVSETLGEERKWVHYGLTSTDVVDTALSYLIRQANQILFKDIENFVEILKNKAVEHKYTVMMGRTHGVHAEPTTFGLKLALWYEEMKRNLERFKQAANGIEFGKISGAVGTYANIDPFVEKYVCENLGLQAAPNSTQTLQRDRHAHYMSTLALIATSIEKFAVEVRGLQKSETREVEEFFAKGQKGSSAMPHKRNPIGSENMAGLARVIRGYMLTAYENVPLWHERDISHSSAERIIIPDATIALNYMLNRFGNIIKNLTVFPENMKRNMGRTFGLIYSQRVLLALIDKGLSREEAYDTVQPRTAEAWDKQVQFRDLIEADEKITAHLSSAEIADCFDYSYHLQHVDTIFDRLGL; encoded by the coding sequence ATGATTGAACGTTATACTCGCCCTGAAATGGGTGCGATTTGGACAGAAGAGAACAGGTTTCAGGCATGGTTGGAAGTTGAGATTTTAGCTTGTGAGGCGTGGGCTGAGCTTGGTGATATTCCAAAAGAAGATGTGAAAAAGTTACGAGAAAATGCAACTTTTGATATTAACAGAATTAAAGAAATTGAAGAACAAACAAGACATGATGTTGTTGCGTTTACTCGTGCAGTATCTGAGACCTTAGGTGAAGAACGTAAATGGGTTCATTACGGATTGACCTCCACGGATGTCGTTGATACAGCTTTGTCTTACCTTATTAGACAAGCAAATCAAATTTTATTTAAAGATATTGAAAATTTTGTTGAGATTTTAAAAAATAAAGCAGTAGAGCATAAATATACGGTTATGATGGGCCGTACTCATGGGGTACATGCTGAACCAACAACCTTTGGTTTAAAGCTTGCTCTTTGGTATGAAGAAATGAAGAGAAATCTTGAGAGGTTCAAACAGGCAGCAAATGGAATTGAATTTGGTAAGATTTCTGGGGCGGTTGGTACATATGCAAACATCGACCCATTTGTGGAAAAATATGTTTGTGAAAATTTAGGCTTACAGGCGGCACCAAATTCAACACAAACTCTTCAACGCGACCGCCATGCTCATTATATGTCAACATTGGCTCTAATCGCGACATCTATTGAAAAATTTGCCGTGGAAGTTAGAGGATTGCAAAAGAGCGAAACTCGAGAGGTTGAGGAATTTTTCGCAAAAGGTCAAAAAGGTTCTTCGGCTATGCCGCATAAACGTAATCCAATTGGTTCTGAAAACATGGCCGGATTAGCGAGAGTAATTCGGGGCTATATGTTGACAGCTTATGAGAATGTACCACTTTGGCATGAACGGGATATTTCCCATTCTTCTGCTGAACGAATTATTATTCCAGATGCAACGATTGCATTAAATTATATGCTCAATCGCTTTGGCAATATTATTAAAAACTTAACGGTTTTCCCAGAAAATATGAAGCGAAATATGGGCAGAACTTTTGGTCTTATTTACTCTCAACGCGTTCTACTTGCACTAATTGACAAAGGACTTTCCCGTGAAGAGGCATATGATACGGTTCAGCCGAGAACGGCGGAAGCTTGGGATAAGCAAGTACAGTTCCGTGACCTAATCGAAGCCGATGAAAAAATTACGGCTCATCTTTCCAGTGCTGAAATCGCTGATTGTTTTGATTACAGCTACCATTTACAGCATGTGGATACCATTTTTGATCGTCTTGGGCTATAA
- the purC gene encoding phosphoribosylaminoimidazolesuccinocarboxamide synthase: MKELLYEGKAKRIYSTDDENIVLVEYKDSATAFNGEKKANITGKGRLNNEITSLLFLKLHEQGIETHFIKQLSETEQLVKKVSIIPLEVVTRNVAAGSLAKRLGMDEGQALSKPIVEFYYKDDDLGDPLVNVDHVLELKIATVDELETLKEKALNINAILSSFFAELGIRLIDFKLEFGKDHTGKIVLADEISPDTCRLWDAKTNEKLDKDVFRRDLGNLTDAYENILARLGGPQHG; this comes from the coding sequence ATGAAAGAACTACTTTATGAAGGTAAGGCAAAGAGAATTTATAGTACTGATGATGAGAATATTGTTTTAGTAGAATATAAGGATTCTGCTACAGCATTTAATGGGGAAAAGAAGGCAAATATCACAGGTAAAGGCCGTTTGAATAACGAAATTACTAGTTTGCTATTTCTAAAGCTTCATGAACAGGGTATCGAGACTCACTTTATCAAACAGCTTTCTGAAACAGAGCAGCTTGTTAAAAAAGTAAGCATTATTCCATTAGAGGTTGTTACTCGAAATGTAGCAGCTGGAAGTCTTGCCAAACGATTAGGAATGGACGAAGGTCAAGCATTATCAAAGCCAATCGTGGAGTTTTATTATAAGGATGACGATTTAGGGGATCCTCTCGTTAACGTGGATCATGTTCTAGAACTTAAGATTGCTACAGTTGATGAACTTGAAACATTAAAAGAAAAGGCACTAAATATTAATGCGATTTTATCAAGCTTTTTTGCAGAATTAGGAATTCGTTTAATTGATTTTAAATTAGAATTTGGGAAAGATCATACCGGAAAAATTGTGTTAGCGGATGAAATTTCCCCTGATACTTGTAGATTATGGGATGCAAAAACAAATGAAAAGCTCGATAAGGATGTATTTCGTCGTGATTTAGGTAATCTTACTGATGCTTATGAAAATATTTTGGCTAGACTAGGGGGCCCTCAGCATGGTTAA
- the purS gene encoding phosphoribosylformylglycinamidine synthase subunit PurS: MVKVKVFVTLRESVLDPQGKAVNHALHSLGYEEIKDVRIGKYMELFVDTTGRDVDTVVKEACDKLLANPVIEDFRYEIEESVSQ, from the coding sequence ATGGTTAAAGTTAAAGTTTTTGTCACATTAAGAGAAAGTGTTTTAGATCCACAAGGAAAGGCAGTAAATCATGCCTTACATTCTTTAGGATATGAAGAAATCAAAGACGTGCGCATTGGTAAATATATGGAACTTTTCGTTGATACTACAGGCCGTGATGTAGATACAGTTGTAAAAGAAGCTTGTGATAAGCTGTTAGCTAATCCGGTTATTGAGGATTTCCGCTATGAAATAGAGGAGAGTGTCTCCCAATGA
- the purQ gene encoding phosphoribosylformylglycinamidine synthase subunit PurQ, protein MKFAVIVFPGSNCDVDMYSAIKDELGSDVEYVWHAEKDLDRFDAILLPGGFSYGDYLRCGAIARFSNIMNEIKKAAEAGKPVLGVCNGFQILLEAGLLPGALRRNESLKFICRPVDLKVENNNTLFSNEYEQGEIISVPVAHGEGNYYCDEETLKKMQENNQIVFTYVDNPNGSLENIAGIINERGNVLGMMPHPERAVDELLGGADGLKVFKSIVKQWRESYVVKA, encoded by the coding sequence ATGAAATTTGCGGTAATCGTTTTTCCTGGTTCGAATTGTGACGTTGATATGTATTCTGCGATTAAAGATGAACTAGGATCTGATGTTGAATACGTTTGGCATGCAGAGAAAGATTTAGATCGTTTTGACGCGATTCTTTTACCAGGTGGATTTTCTTATGGAGATTATTTAAGATGTGGTGCGATTGCCCGTTTCAGTAATATCATGAATGAAATTAAGAAAGCGGCTGAAGCAGGAAAACCAGTTTTGGGTGTTTGTAATGGATTTCAAATTTTACTTGAAGCAGGACTATTGCCAGGTGCATTAAGACGGAATGAAAGTCTTAAATTCATTTGTAGACCAGTTGATCTTAAAGTTGAAAACAATAATACGTTATTTTCAAATGAATACGAACAAGGCGAAATCATTTCTGTTCCCGTAGCACATGGTGAAGGAAACTATTATTGTGACGAAGAAACGTTGAAAAAGATGCAAGAAAATAACCAAATCGTCTTTACTTATGTAGACAATCCAAATGGAAGTCTTGAAAATATTGCTGGTATCATAAATGAGCGCGGAAATGTATTAGGAATGATGCCACATCCTGAAAGAGCGGTCGATGAGCTTCTTGGAGGAGCAGATGGTCTTAAGGTATTTAAATCGATCGTAAAACAATGGAGGGAATCATATGTCGTTAAAGCTTGA